From Crocosphaera subtropica ATCC 51142, one genomic window encodes:
- a CDS encoding tyrosine-type recombinase/integrase yields the protein MLTHSTPSDLTPTDLLDNFAAFVRLDTADGNAADDTVKTYACTVKQFFSWCHVQRLHPLDATRDDIKLYRRWLVEIQDYKCATIALKLTVVRRFYAGAVERGLILANPALGIKPPRENIDPAERINYLEEAEVTGLLASLPTENTIGGLRDRFLVAVMVLEGCRTVEMHRASIGDIVKRGSDIGIRVSGKRSRRIVPLTPDLAKLLNKYLQARKRSGEALNGDTPLFIALDKRTYGGRLSRRSIQRVIDKYLRAAGLKEQPTKHKSKKRASNKSHQPSNGEKQNSSQSASAKSHKFQQPQRQLSAHSLRHTAGTLAIRAGSDLRQVQDLLGHADPRTTALYAHVADRWRNNPALKLGVKVPL from the coding sequence ATGCTGACTCATTCCACCCCCTCGGATCTTACCCCCACAGACTTACTCGACAACTTTGCTGCTTTCGTTCGCCTGGACACTGCTGATGGCAATGCTGCCGATGATACGGTGAAAACCTACGCTTGTACGGTCAAACAATTTTTTAGTTGGTGCCATGTTCAAAGACTTCATCCCCTCGATGCTACAAGGGATGACATTAAACTATACCGTCGTTGGTTGGTGGAAATTCAGGATTATAAATGTGCCACCATTGCTTTAAAATTGACGGTGGTGCGTCGCTTCTATGCCGGGGCGGTGGAACGGGGTCTAATTCTGGCTAATCCTGCTTTGGGCATTAAACCCCCTAGAGAAAACATTGACCCGGCTGAACGCATTAATTACCTTGAAGAAGCTGAAGTGACAGGGTTATTGGCGAGTTTGCCTACTGAGAATACCATTGGGGGGTTACGGGATAGGTTTTTAGTGGCGGTGATGGTTTTAGAAGGATGCCGAACCGTAGAAATGCACCGTGCTTCGATTGGGGATATTGTTAAACGAGGGTCTGATATTGGGATTAGGGTATCGGGGAAACGGTCACGACGCATTGTGCCGTTGACCCCTGATTTGGCGAAGCTGCTTAATAAGTATCTTCAGGCTAGGAAGCGGTCAGGGGAGGCGTTAAATGGGGATACTCCTTTGTTTATTGCCTTAGATAAAAGAACGTATGGGGGGCGGTTAAGTCGTCGTTCCATTCAACGAGTCATTGATAAGTATTTACGAGCAGCAGGGTTAAAGGAACAGCCAACGAAACACAAAAGCAAAAAACGGGCATCAAACAAGTCTCATCAACCGTCTAACGGGGAAAAACAAAACTCTTCACAATCCGCTTCGGCTAAGTCCCATAAGTTTCAACAACCACAGCGACAGTTGAGCGCACATTCTCTGAGACATACGGCAGGGACATTGGCTATCAGGGCCGGGTCGGATTTAAGGCAGGTGCAGGATTTGTTAGGCCATGCTGATCCCAGGACAACGGCTTTGTATGCTCATGTGGCTGATCGGTGGCGTAATAATCCGGCTTTAAAGTTGGGGGTAAAGGTTCCGCTTTGA